Proteins found in one Pelmatolapia mariae isolate MD_Pm_ZW linkage group LG7, Pm_UMD_F_2, whole genome shotgun sequence genomic segment:
- the LOC134631503 gene encoding uridylate-specific endoribonuclease C-like: MTTLFINDVSPQRAHQYLVRKGQSSSDLRLFKKQLNLIWFHLYHRQRNTGLDSSGFEHVFVGETKSGTEIIGFHNWVQFYLQEKNQHLDYKGYKAREHDLPDQDDHVLNLQFSWHGVVKPVGSAFIGTSPEFEMAVFTIVFLMNTERSTTVVVNIDQCQMELVVIRHGRSLGTAYPKLLSSNGRHVRQHAH; encoded by the exons atgacgACACTTTTCATCAATGATGTTTCGCCACAGCGGGCTCATCAGTACCTGGTGAGAAAAGGTCAATCCAGCTCTGACTTGAGGCTGTTCAAGAAACAGCTCAACTTGATCTGGTTCCACCTCTACCAcaggcagagaaacacagg CCTGGACTCCAGTGGATTTGAACATGTGTTTGTTGGCGAGACAAAATCAGGAACAGAAATCATTGGCTTTCACAACTGGGTCCAGTTCTACCTGCAAGAGAAAAACCAACACTTGGACTACAAAGGATATAAGGCCAGGGAGCATGATTTG CCTGATCAAGATGACCACGTTCTCAACCTCCAGTTCAGCTGGCACGGTGTGGTGAAGCCCGTTGGCAGCGCCTTCATCGGCACCAGCCCCGAGTTTGAGATGGCCGTCTTCACCATCGTCTTCCTCATGAACACGGAGAGAAGCACCACAGTTGTGGTCAACATTGACCAGTGTCAGATGGAGCTGGTGGTGATCAGACACGGGCGCTCACTCGGGACAGCGTACCCCAAACTGCTCAGCAGCAACGGCAGACATGTCAGGCAGCACGCGCACTGA